The sequence CAATGCTCCGGCGTGCCGCCCCAAATCGCTCCCAGTTGGGTAAATTCCCGCTCCTGTTCACCATTTTTCACAAACACCCGCCCCAATTCAAATCCCCACAACGCCCCATTCTTTTGCTGAATGTTATAGGTAAATGCCTGGAGCAAACCCTCTAATAAATCCGTCCGCAATGCCCCGTATTCCGCCAACAGGGGGTTGTGCAGATGAATATCCCCCGTTTTCACCAGGGAATAGTGCATCAATTCATTCAAGCCATAGCCCCGGCACAATTCCCGCACCCGCTGATGTACCTGTTCCGGGGGGGGATAGCCGCCTACCTGCCCCGTACCAGGCAATGTATTGACAAAGTGATCGTAACCCACCCAGCGGGCGACCTCCTCAATCAGGTCAATTTCCCGCTCAATATCCCGCAGGCGATAGGGGGGAACCGTCACCCGCCAGCCTTCCCCGGTCGGCTCTAGGGTAAACCCCAGGGCGGTCAACGCCTGAGTGATGCTCGCATCCGTTAACGCTCCGGTCGTGGTCTGACCCAGCAGGGCTTGCACCCGTTGGCGGCGGAGTGTCAGCACCCGGGGGGTTGTATCCCGCTGTTCCCATTGCCCGACCCCCACCAGCTTGGCTCCCGCCCATTCCGTGAGCAGTTGCACCGCCCGCCCCCAAGCCAACGGCACATCCGCCGGGTTCACCCCCCGTTCATACCGTGCCGAAGCCTCCGTGCGTAACCCCACCGACCGGGCGGAACGACGTACCACTGCCGGGTCAAAAATCGCCGCCTCCAGCAAAATTGCCTGGGTTTGTGCCGTCACCTCCGTCTCTGCCCCCCCCATCACCCCCGCCAAGGCAACGGGTTGGTCATTGGCAGTAATCACCAGGGTTTGCGGGGTCACGTCCCGGGTCTGGTCATCCAACGTCCGCAGGGATTCCCCCGGTTTTGCCAAGCGCACCCCCAGGGTCAAGGCACCATTTGGGGCGAATTTCCGTAACTGATCCGCATCAAAGGCGTGGAGGGGCTGTCCCCATTCCAGCAGGACATAGTTGGTAATGTCCACCACGTTATTGACGGAACGAATGCCCGCCCGCTCCAGGCGTTGTTGCAACCAGGTGGGTGACGGGGCGATCTGAACCCCAGCAAATTCCGTGCCCCAATACACCGGACACGCCGTGCCATCGGCAATATCAATCTTGAAACTCGCAGGGGGCATGGGCACTGGGGGCACCTCCGGCAATTGCACCGCCACCCCAAACAAAGCCGCCACTTCCCGCGCCATCCCCACCATACTCAGGGCATCGGCTCGATTGGCAGTGGAAGCTACGTCCAAAATCACATCGTCCAGACCCAACAAGGGGCGCACATCCTGCCCTAATGTCAATCCCGGCTCCGTAAAGATGTGAATCCCAGGGGAATTTTTCGCCAAACCCAACTCACTCAAGGAACAAATCATGCCGTGGGAATCCACCCCCCGTTTCTGGGCAGGGACAATTTTTAGGTCAATACACGGTAAATACGTTCCCACCAGCGCCACCGGCACCAGGGCATCGGCACGCACATTCGCCGCCCCGCAGACAATGGTGAGGGGTTCCCCCTGTCCCACGTCCACCCGACAGACGCTCAATTTATCCGCTTGGGGATGCGCCTCCCGCCGGAGAACCCGTCCCACCACCACCCCATCCGCCCAGGTGCGCCGGTCTTCGATGTCCTCGACTTCAAACCCCGCCACCGTCAGCCGTTCCGCCAATTCCGCCACCGTCAGGTCACTCGGCAGTGCCACCAATTCCCGCAACCAATTTAGGGAAATACGCATGACGGGTTCACCAATCGCCATTGCTCATTATAGGAGCCACCCCGCCATCTCGCACGCATCCATCGGGGTTCGCTGACCTCACTCCCCCAAAGCCCGCTTGATGGGAGCCAACGGCGGATTATCCAACACCTGCAAGGGCAGGGCAGCCCGACTCAACTGACGGGCATAGGCGGCGGTCAAAAATGGGGCAAAGTCCGCTTGCTTAGCCACATACACCTGACTAAACGCCAACGCCAACACCTTCAGATACATCTGCGCCACCTCTGGAGCCGAACCAACCACATCCACCGGCAGGGGTATGCCCCCCTCACTCGCCCCCAGAATGGAAAAATGGCTGGCTCCTTCCATGATTGCTAAATACCGCTGAGAACTCCCGAGCCAGGTAAACGGCATAATTTGTTCATACAAAGACGGGGCGGCAACGTCCTGAGTGGCGGTCACGAAAAACGTCGGGATTTTCACCTGCGCCAAACCACTCGCCCCAAACAGGGCACTGCCCACCGGGTTGACCGCCATCACCGCCACCACCCGCTCATCCCGAAACTGCACCGGGGGATTGGGCAAACGTCTGCCGGGACATTGTAATAGTAATGACAAGTTAAGGCTCACCCCTTGCAGGGCATCGGTGCAGACTTGGGTCAAATTCGCCATATTTAACCGAGCACCTGCCACCGCCAACCCCGTGTACCCCCCGTAGGAATGCCCAAGCACGGCAACCTGTTTCAGATTCAACGCCTGGGCAAAGGGGGATTGGGTAGCTAAGGTATTCAAGGCAAACGTCACATCCAGGGGACGATTCACCAATTCTTCCGGGACGATGTACTCCGGCTCTGTCCCCGCCAAAACCCGTTGCAATTTTTGGGCATCACTGCCGGGATGTTCGGGCAAAATCACCCCAAACCCATAGGAAGCCAAATGCTGTGCCAAGTACGCAAAACTCTGGCGGCTTTCCCCCAACCCGTGGGAAATCAGAACCGTCGGGGCATTCTGGCGGTTGGGTAAATAAACGGTTACGGGGAGGGGGCGTTGGCGGTTGGGGTCATTGAGGGTGAGTTCCTGCACCTGCCATGGGAAATTCCCTGGCTGGGTGAGGTTGGGTAAATTGGCGGGCAGTCGCTGGCGTGCCTGTTGTAGAAATTCCTGATTTAATACCGTGAAAACCCCATTTACCTGGGCGATGTAGCGATTCACCTGGTTCATAATTGCCAAGCCCCGCACCAAATTCAGGCGCATGGTGGCACCAGGAAATTCCCGTAGCACCTGCAAAAACGTCACCCCACCCGGTTGTTTCGCCGCTTGCACCAGGGCGGTTTTCACGGCGGTTGCCCCATTCTCCCCCCGTTCGGTCTGCACCACCTGACCCAGTTGAGACAGGAGCACCTGCCCAGTGGATGTACCAAACACCCGGGCAACCGTATCAACAGTGACGGGAATGGGTTGTTTGAGGGTGACGGTCAGCCGTTCCAAATCCTGGGGGGGCACTTGGGCGACAAAGGGCTGAAATTTGCTGGGCACCTGCCCGGTTTTGATGTAGGTTTCTAGTTCCGCCACCGCCACCGGAAATTCCAACCCCCCAAAACTGAGGATAATGGTATCTGCCGCCTGTACCTTCACGCCAATCAGGGAAAACAGCACCGCCCCCGCTACCGACCAACCCCACCGTCGCACGATTCCCATAAAATTTGGGGCAATCCCCCACCGGAAACTCACCCTAGCAGGATAGCCTTTTTTGCCCTATGGTTCCCCGGCTTCCCCCTTTGATTGCCCAACTGCGACAGCTTGCCCAGGGCTACCGGGGTTTTCATACGCCGGGACATCAGCGGGGGCGGGGGGCACCAGCTATCTTGCGGGAATGGTGGGGCGAGGCGGTATTCACAGCGGATTTGGCGGAACTTCCCGGTTTGGATAATTTGGGGCAACCGACAGGGGTTTTGCGGGAGGCTCAGGCACGGGTGGCGGAGATTTTTGGGGCGGAACACACCTGGTTTTTGGTGAATGGGGCAACGGCGGGGGTTTTAGCCAGTTTGCTGGCGGTGCATCGGGAAAATGGGTGTGTGATTTTGCCCCGACAGGTGCATCAATCGGTGATTCATGGGTTGATTTTAACCGGAGCGAAACCAATCTTTATCCTGCCGGAATGGGATGCACAACAGCAGGTATGGGGGGGGATTGATCCTGGGAAATTAACAGCAATTTTAGCGTCAAAAAATCATAGTTCAATCAATGCCTTGGTGTTAAATTCTCCCACTTATAAAGGGGTGTGTGGTGCGGTTGCCGAATGTATTGAAATTGCCCATGAATATAATGTTCCGGTAATCGTAGATGAGGCGCACGGTGCCCATTTTCCCTTTCATCCCCAGTTGCCGGATTCTGCTTTAACTTTAGGGGCAGACCTGGTGATTCATTCCACCCATAAGGTGCTAACTTCTTTAACCCAATCGGCACTCTTACATCAGCAGGGGAATCGCATTAATCCCCAACAGATTAGCCAATGTCTGCGCCTGGTGCAATCCAGTAGTCCCAGCTATTTACTTTTGGCTTCTTTAGTCGCAATGGCAGAACAAATGGCAGACCAGGGGGAAGCTTTATTTGATCAATTATTAGCCCAGATTGCCAAATTTATACCAGCAATTAACCATATTCCCGGTTGTCATACCTTAAAAATTAACCCTAATCAAATTGGTTTTACTGCCCAAGACCCCACCCGTTTAGTGATTCAAACTCAGGCATTAGGCGTGACAGGGTTTATGTTAGATGAACTATTACATGAACAGTATAAAATTACAGCAGAATTTCCCGATTATGCCGATTTAACTTTTATTTTATCCCCCAGCCATACCGAGGCAGATTTGCAGATTTTTGTGCAAGCCTTGCAGGAAATTAGCACGAACCGACCAGCACAACCATTAACTGCGCTTCCCCCATTGCCAGCGGTGACTGAAGCAGTGATGTCCCCTAGAGAGGCATTTTTTGCGCCCCAAAAGATGCTTCCTTGGCGTGAGGCGGTGGGTCAGATCAGCGCAACTACGGTCAGTCCTTATCCGCCGGGGATTCCCGTACTCCTACCGGGGGAATGGATTACGCCCGAGGTGGTGGATTATCTCCAGGAACTTGACCGATTGGGGGGGCAGGTTGTGGGGGTTGAGATTGACCAAACAATTGCGGTGGTTAGTAACTGGTAAACATCCGAATCAAATACCCCAAAGCCATACCGATAATCATGGCAACCAACTGACCCGAACTCACAAAATTGTTCCAGGCATTGCTAAAATCCGCCAAAATATCTGGAGTAGCTT comes from Synechococcus sp. C9 and encodes:
- the pheT gene encoding phenylalanine--tRNA ligase subunit beta, encoding MRISLNWLRELVALPSDLTVAELAERLTVAGFEVEDIEDRRTWADGVVVGRVLRREAHPQADKLSVCRVDVGQGEPLTIVCGAANVRADALVPVALVGTYLPCIDLKIVPAQKRGVDSHGMICSLSELGLAKNSPGIHIFTEPGLTLGQDVRPLLGLDDVILDVASTANRADALSMVGMAREVAALFGVAVQLPEVPPVPMPPASFKIDIADGTACPVYWGTEFAGVQIAPSPTWLQQRLERAGIRSVNNVVDITNYVLLEWGQPLHAFDADQLRKFAPNGALTLGVRLAKPGESLRTLDDQTRDVTPQTLVITANDQPVALAGVMGGAETEVTAQTQAILLEAAIFDPAVVRRSARSVGLRTEASARYERGVNPADVPLAWGRAVQLLTEWAGAKLVGVGQWEQRDTTPRVLTLRRQRVQALLGQTTTGALTDASITQALTALGFTLEPTGEGWRVTVPPYRLRDIEREIDLIEEVARWVGYDHFVNTLPGTGQVGGYPPPEQVHQRVRELCRGYGLNELMHYSLVKTGDIHLHNPLLAEYGALRTDLLEGLLQAFTYNIQQKNGALWGFELGRVFVKNGEQEREFTQLGAIWGGTPEHWLRKEPVTWYEAKGLVEGLLQGLNLSPTWTRDTQDPRFHPGRTARLHLDDHSLGLFGQLHPHLCQTQDIPEPVYVLLLDMDYVTAVVSKQPLARFQPYSTYPASDRDLAFFAEVTVPVADLMEVMRRAGAPLLRQVFLFDEYRGEGVPAGQRSLAFRLIYRADDRTLTDQEVEPVQTQVRQALVDAYAVTLRS
- a CDS encoding alpha/beta hydrolase, translated to MSFRWGIAPNFMGIVRRWGWSVAGAVLFSLIGVKVQAADTIILSFGGLEFPVAVAELETYIKTGQVPSKFQPFVAQVPPQDLERLTVTLKQPIPVTVDTVARVFGTSTGQVLLSQLGQVVQTERGENGATAVKTALVQAAKQPGGVTFLQVLREFPGATMRLNLVRGLAIMNQVNRYIAQVNGVFTVLNQEFLQQARQRLPANLPNLTQPGNFPWQVQELTLNDPNRQRPLPVTVYLPNRQNAPTVLISHGLGESRQSFAYLAQHLASYGFGVILPEHPGSDAQKLQRVLAGTEPEYIVPEELVNRPLDVTFALNTLATQSPFAQALNLKQVAVLGHSYGGYTGLAVAGARLNMANLTQVCTDALQGVSLNLSLLLQCPGRRLPNPPVQFRDERVVAVMAVNPVGSALFGASGLAQVKIPTFFVTATQDVAAPSLYEQIMPFTWLGSSQRYLAIMEGASHFSILGASEGGIPLPVDVVGSAPEVAQMYLKVLALAFSQVYVAKQADFAPFLTAAYARQLSRAALPLQVLDNPPLAPIKRALGE
- a CDS encoding aminotransferase class I/II-fold pyridoxal phosphate-dependent enzyme, whose amino-acid sequence is MVPRLPPLIAQLRQLAQGYRGFHTPGHQRGRGAPAILREWWGEAVFTADLAELPGLDNLGQPTGVLREAQARVAEIFGAEHTWFLVNGATAGVLASLLAVHRENGCVILPRQVHQSVIHGLILTGAKPIFILPEWDAQQQVWGGIDPGKLTAILASKNHSSINALVLNSPTYKGVCGAVAECIEIAHEYNVPVIVDEAHGAHFPFHPQLPDSALTLGADLVIHSTHKVLTSLTQSALLHQQGNRINPQQISQCLRLVQSSSPSYLLLASLVAMAEQMADQGEALFDQLLAQIAKFIPAINHIPGCHTLKINPNQIGFTAQDPTRLVIQTQALGVTGFMLDELLHEQYKITAEFPDYADLTFILSPSHTEADLQIFVQALQEISTNRPAQPLTALPPLPAVTEAVMSPREAFFAPQKMLPWREAVGQISATTVSPYPPGIPVLLPGEWITPEVVDYLQELDRLGGQVVGVEIDQTIAVVSNW